The Streptomyces halobius genomic interval TCGGGTGGCGCCGGGCGGCTCCGGCCGCCGGCCGCGTCGACGCCGGTCCGGTTCCGGCGCCGGGGCCTTTCCGGCCCTGCTCCAACGTGCCGGGACAGCACACCTAGCCCGCCGCGTCGCGCAGCCGGTCCGGTTCCAGGACCGTGATCCGGCCGCGGCCCAGACGCAGCAGACCGCGCTCCGCGTAGTCGTGCAGCACCTTGGTGGTGGTCTCGCGGGAGGTACCGGCCAGGGCGGCGAGCTGCTCGTGGGTGAGGGCGATCTGCGGGTGCCGGGCACCGGGCCGCAGCGGCAGGCCCGCCGCCGCCTCGGGGGTGAGGGTGGTCAGAGTGGTGGCGATGCGCTGCGGTACGGACTTGAAGACGCTGTCGGACAGCCGTTGTTCGAGGTCGGCCAGGCGGCGGCCGAGGATCTCGGTGATGCGGGTGGCGATCCGTACGTCGGAGAGCAGGAAGCGGTCGACGTCGGCGCGGTTCATCACGCAGACGGTGACATCGTCCAGGGCCTCGGCGAAGTTGCCGTACATCCGCTGGCCGAGCAGCAGCATCTCGCCGAAGATCGTGCCCGGGCTGAGGATCGCGGTGGTCAGGGCGCGTCCGTCGCCGGAGACGCGGAAGATCCGGATCCGGCCGCGTTTGAGGATGAAGAGCACCTCACACGGCTGCTCCGGGATGTAGAGCATTTCCCCGGCGGCGTAGGTCTTCATCGGGGCGGCCTCCGCGATGGCCGCCATCTCCTGCTCGTTCAGATCGCGGAAGATGTCGACCTCGGACAGACACCAGGTCTTCTCGGCATCCTCGCCGGTTTCCATCACGTACGCCGCCTCCTCACGCCGTCCGGGGGCCCATGGGGGCGGGGCCGCGCCCCAGACCGGGTGGGCAAGGCCACGGGCCCCTTCCTCCAGACAGTAGCGGGCGGAGCCTTCGCCGGGGACGGTCCCGTACGGCGCGGCGGTGTCGTTGAGGGTGGTGTGGTTGGCCGAGTGATGCGCGGCGTCTCCTCCTGCGGGAGGCGGGGAGGTGCGGTCCCTGTCGGTCATGATTCGGTGTGACCGCGCTGCTGCATGGCCTTGTGGATGCCGGCGTACGCGAGGCCCAGGAGGAGCCCGTAGACGAGGTGGGCGCCCAGGCTGGAGCTGGTGACGTCATTCCACTCGAAGACCGGCATACCCATGTTCGCCGGCATGATCCACAGTGCCCCGATGAACCACAGGACGGCGCCGTAGGCCAGGCCGAGAAGCGCGGCGGGCGCCATCCGTGCGGCCCACTGCCCCAGCAGCGCGCCGAAGGCGATACCGGCGGAGATCGCGATGGCCAGATGGATCAGCCAGCCCGCGAAGGCGTTGGTCGAGCCGAGCAGCCCGGCGACCATCGTGATCATCGCGGTGTCCATCATCGGCCTGGAGACGGACATCCAGATGCCCATCCCGATACCACCGACCACCCCGGAAGCGGCGCCGATGACCGCATGGAGGGGGATGACGGCGGGGCTCGGGAAAACGTGTGCGGTGGTAGCCATGGCCGTGTCCTTCCGGAGCAGGTGGTTGCGGTTGTATGGCTACTTTTGACGCTAGGAGCGGGCCCTGCCGTGGAATGTAAGCGTGCTTACATTTCTCCCGTCCTGCTCGGCCGTATCCGGTCCCGGCAGGTCCCGACAGCGGACGCGGCCGATTCCCGCCGCGAGGGTCAGCGGGACGGTGAGGACGGCGGCGAGCAGGAAGAGCCCCCGGTACGCTCGGTGTTCCGCCGCGTCCGCGGTGAAGCCGCTGGCCGGCGCACTGCCGACGTAGAGGGCCACACCGGACATGACGACCCCGGTGGCCCTGGCCGTCGGCGTCAGAGCGGTTGCCCATGACTGGATGGTGGAGTGCATGAACGACCAGCCGCCCCCCAGCAGCAGAGCGGTCGGTACCAGTGCCGGGACGGACAGGCTCACCTCGGCGGTCGTATAGGCGGCCGCCATTTGTATGCCGCCCACCAGGATGATCGTGGATGGCTGCCACCGGCCGACCAGACGCTTGACCACCTGAGCCGCCGTCATGGAGCCGACCCCGTACAGGGCGGCCACCGCGCCGGCCAGGGTGGTCGGCCGGCACACCCCGGTCCTCCAGCGCGGGGGCCGGGTACGTCAGCAAGCCCGGCAACACGGCCCCTTCAAGGAGCGCCACGGCCATCACGTACCACTGCCACCGTGAGCGCATGACCACACGGATCGAGGCCAGCAGGGGGCCGGAAGGCTCCCGTTCCGGTTCGGGCAGCCGGCGCAGGGCCACCGTGAGGCAGGCGGCGAACAGTCCCGGCAGCGCGAAGACCAGGCGCCAGCTCACATAGTGCGCCAGAGCACCGGCCACCACGGTGGCCACCGCTGTACCCAGGGCGAACGCGGTCATCAGTCCGCTGAGC includes:
- a CDS encoding MFS transporter, encoding MCRPTTLAGAVAALYGVGSMTAAQVVKRLVGRWQPSTIILVGGIQMAAAYTTAEVSLSVPALVPTALLLGGGWSFMHSTIQSWATALTPTARATGVVMSGVALYVGSAPASGFTADAAEHRAYRGLFLLAAVLTVPLTLAAGIGRVRCRDLPGPDTAEQDGRNVSTLTFHGRARS
- a CDS encoding Crp/Fnr family transcriptional regulator; amino-acid sequence: MTDRDRTSPPPAGGDAAHHSANHTTLNDTAAPYGTVPGEGSARYCLEEGARGLAHPVWGAAPPPWAPGRREEAAYVMETGEDAEKTWCLSEVDIFRDLNEQEMAAIAEAAPMKTYAAGEMLYIPEQPCEVLFILKRGRIRIFRVSGDGRALTTAILSPGTIFGEMLLLGQRMYGNFAEALDDVTVCVMNRADVDRFLLSDVRIATRITEILGRRLADLEQRLSDSVFKSVPQRIATTLTTLTPEAAAGLPLRPGARHPQIALTHEQLAALAGTSRETTTKVLHDYAERGLLRLGRGRITVLEPDRLRDAAG